In the Candidatus Electrothrix sp. GW3-4 genome, one interval contains:
- the glnA gene encoding type I glutamate--ammonia ligase has protein sequence MGCNCNKTTREEIMKIIEEQNVHFFRLQFVDILGNMKNVAIPLSQIEKALDGNMMFDGSSIDGFVRINESDMYLKPDFNTFTVLPWRNQSGTNAARIICDVAKADGTPFEGCPRNNLKRVLAEAKDMGYTMNVGTEAEFFLFELNEDGTGSTVTHDVAGYFDVDPGDKGINCRREIIETLEAMGFEIEASHHEVAEGQHEVNFKYADALTAADNTVTFKWVVRSIAAEYGLHATFMPKPVFGINGSGMHTNQSLFNLDGTNAFFDEKGPLQLSETAYKYIGGLVKNAAGFAAVTNPLVNSYKRLVPGYEAPVYVAWSASNRSALIRIPASRGVGTRTEVRCPDPTCNPYLAFAMMLNSGLDGVKNNLEAPSSVDQDIFSMTPAEKEAAGIDSLPANLKEAIDALKMNPIADETLGSHILENYIENKEQEWDDYRTAVTDWELNNYLNNY, from the coding sequence ATGGGCTGCAACTGCAATAAGACAACTCGTGAAGAGATCATGAAAATTATCGAGGAGCAGAATGTGCATTTCTTCCGGCTCCAGTTTGTCGATATTCTGGGTAATATGAAGAATGTCGCCATTCCGCTGAGCCAGATTGAGAAAGCCCTGGACGGCAACATGATGTTTGATGGTTCTTCCATTGATGGCTTTGTTCGCATCAACGAGTCTGATATGTACCTGAAACCAGATTTCAACACCTTTACTGTCCTGCCCTGGAGAAACCAGAGTGGCACCAATGCTGCCCGGATTATCTGCGACGTGGCTAAGGCTGATGGTACCCCTTTTGAGGGCTGCCCGCGGAATAACCTGAAGCGGGTTCTTGCTGAGGCCAAAGACATGGGCTACACCATGAACGTGGGCACCGAGGCCGAGTTCTTCCTCTTTGAGCTGAACGAAGACGGTACTGGCAGCACCGTTACCCATGATGTGGCTGGTTATTTTGATGTTGATCCTGGCGATAAGGGGATCAACTGCCGTCGTGAGATCATCGAGACCCTGGAGGCTATGGGCTTTGAGATCGAAGCCTCTCATCACGAGGTTGCTGAAGGACAGCACGAGGTGAACTTCAAGTATGCTGATGCATTGACAGCTGCTGACAACACCGTAACTTTCAAGTGGGTTGTTCGCTCTATTGCGGCCGAGTATGGTTTGCACGCCACCTTCATGCCCAAGCCGGTCTTTGGCATCAACGGTTCCGGTATGCATACCAACCAGTCTCTGTTCAATCTGGACGGCACCAATGCCTTTTTTGATGAGAAGGGGCCGCTGCAGCTCTCTGAAACCGCCTACAAGTATATCGGTGGACTGGTCAAGAACGCTGCTGGCTTTGCTGCGGTTACCAATCCGCTGGTTAACTCCTACAAGCGCCTGGTTCCGGGCTACGAGGCCCCGGTTTACGTTGCCTGGTCTGCTTCTAACCGTTCTGCTCTGATCCGTATTCCGGCCTCACGTGGAGTGGGAACCCGTACTGAGGTTCGTTGTCCGGATCCCACCTGTAATCCATACCTGGCCTTTGCTATGATGCTGAACTCCGGTCTGGACGGTGTTAAGAATAATCTGGAGGCACCGAGCTCAGTTGATCAGGATATCTTCTCTATGACCCCTGCTGAAAAAGAGGCTGCTGGAATCGATAGTCTGCCCGCCAATCTGAAAGAGGCTATTGACGCGTTGAAGATGAATCCCATTGCTGACGAAACCCTTGGCTCTCATATCCTGGAAAACTATATTGAGAACAAAGAGCAAGAGTGGGATGATTACCGTACCGCAGTAACCGATTGGGAGCTGAATAACTACCTGAATAATTACTAG
- the glnD gene encoding [protein-PII] uridylyltransferase, giving the protein MSLELHAQRQALEELWQQGLSGHQLLQQHTELVDRFILDQFNASAAVKQACGKITLVALGGYGRRELYPYSDVDLLLLHDRKSQKDIRAVAESILYPLWDAGFEVGHSVRGVKDAIRFAKEDFIFEVSLLDARLITGSESLYRELLERYQKKILYGQRQYFVCTMDAMCEKRQQKYGSHAYRLEPHIKEGRGGMRDIQAMLWTAKAVFGLPDLDAMQDAGMLSLADRRSFQESWNMLARIRNRLHYVSRRHNDQMHFELQEEMAAAFGYKDRMGMLAVEHFMREVYGHLQTISVVTSLFFEQVHELLGLSEKDKGEQEVERDICVRAKTLRLAVTESDLAARPAVLMRLFLQAVRRGVPIHHSSRRTVTRNLHVVNDHFRSSKRVANAFIGLLTEKNNPASALEIMLETGLLSAYIPEFGTVESLAQHDLYHIYTVDRHQIQTVAELYTLRQTEEELFASLTAPHLLYLAALLHDIGKGQRKDHSVLGADLIDEVGQRMGLEEKECDVLAFLVRHHLFLPENALRRDLGDQVFIHDTAELIKETELLTMLYLLSVADSKATGPSAWSAWKATLLSDLFLKVRSCLEAECTTDVHVEQGEEQGAAWLRGQVRDQLQPDEAPLRMAVEDLPPDYLVSFTPEVVLDHLRLHRDHAVLLQQKVLLFPEKKQGSWSLLMLCRDRQGLLARLCGVLALHNLSVLAAQIFTWPDGTVVDMLDLAPEAAIAFDEQNWDALEYDLNQAVNYRLDVGRTLYTKLESSLHGRRRQVQQLHNEIVIDNDISARHTVIEVHGGERPGALYQLTQVLSDFHLNIHRARIATEVEQLIDVFYVTTEDQEKVSNHELLNRVQKTLLHIVSDGEEAS; this is encoded by the coding sequence ATGTCCCTGGAACTGCATGCTCAACGGCAGGCCCTGGAAGAACTCTGGCAACAGGGCTTGAGTGGGCATCAACTGCTGCAGCAACATACAGAGTTGGTCGACCGTTTTATTCTTGACCAGTTCAATGCTTCCGCCGCAGTGAAGCAGGCGTGCGGGAAGATAACCCTTGTTGCCTTAGGTGGATATGGGCGCCGGGAGCTTTATCCCTATTCCGATGTGGATCTCCTGCTGCTCCATGATCGTAAGTCCCAAAAAGACATACGCGCAGTGGCGGAATCCATCCTCTATCCCCTCTGGGATGCAGGCTTTGAGGTTGGTCACAGTGTTCGTGGCGTGAAAGATGCCATCCGATTTGCCAAAGAAGATTTTATCTTTGAAGTCTCTCTCCTGGATGCCCGGCTGATTACGGGCTCGGAGTCCCTGTATCGGGAGTTGCTGGAACGTTACCAGAAGAAGATCCTCTACGGGCAACGGCAGTATTTTGTTTGCACAATGGATGCAATGTGCGAGAAACGCCAGCAGAAATATGGTTCCCATGCCTATCGCTTGGAGCCCCATATTAAAGAAGGACGCGGTGGGATGCGGGATATCCAGGCCATGCTCTGGACAGCAAAAGCGGTTTTTGGACTCCCGGATCTTGATGCTATGCAGGATGCTGGTATGTTGTCTTTAGCTGATCGTCGCAGTTTTCAGGAATCCTGGAATATGCTGGCTCGGATCCGCAATCGGCTCCATTATGTCAGTCGCCGCCATAACGACCAGATGCATTTTGAATTGCAGGAAGAAATGGCAGCTGCCTTCGGCTATAAGGACCGGATGGGGATGTTGGCAGTTGAGCACTTTATGCGTGAGGTCTATGGGCACCTGCAGACCATCTCCGTTGTGACGAGCCTCTTTTTTGAGCAGGTTCATGAACTTTTAGGGCTTAGTGAAAAGGATAAGGGCGAGCAGGAGGTTGAGCGGGATATCTGTGTCCGGGCAAAGACCCTGCGTTTGGCCGTTACTGAGTCAGATCTTGCCGCCCGCCCTGCGGTACTGATGCGCCTTTTTTTGCAGGCTGTGCGGAGGGGAGTGCCGATTCATCACAGCAGTCGTCGGACCGTTACCCGAAATCTGCACGTGGTGAATGATCATTTTCGTTCTTCCAAGCGAGTTGCTAATGCATTCATCGGCCTGCTGACAGAAAAAAATAATCCTGCGTCTGCCTTGGAAATCATGCTGGAAACCGGCCTCCTGTCCGCCTATATCCCGGAGTTCGGTACCGTGGAATCCCTGGCCCAGCATGATCTGTATCATATTTATACCGTGGATCGTCATCAAATCCAGACGGTGGCGGAGCTGTACACCTTGCGCCAAACAGAGGAAGAACTTTTTGCCTCCCTTACTGCCCCGCATCTGCTGTACCTGGCGGCTCTGCTCCATGATATCGGCAAGGGGCAGCGTAAGGATCATTCTGTGTTAGGGGCAGATCTTATTGATGAGGTCGGGCAGCGGATGGGGTTGGAAGAGAAAGAGTGTGATGTCTTGGCCTTTCTTGTTCGTCATCACCTCTTTCTCCCGGAAAATGCCCTTCGTCGTGATCTGGGGGATCAGGTCTTTATTCACGACACAGCCGAGCTGATCAAAGAAACTGAGTTGTTGACCATGCTCTATCTCTTGTCTGTGGCCGACTCCAAGGCAACAGGGCCTTCAGCCTGGTCAGCCTGGAAGGCTACCCTGCTGAGTGACCTGTTTCTCAAGGTGCGCTCCTGTCTGGAGGCGGAATGTACCACTGATGTCCATGTTGAGCAGGGGGAAGAGCAGGGGGCTGCCTGGTTACGGGGGCAGGTCCGTGATCAGCTTCAGCCGGATGAGGCTCCCTTGCGTATGGCTGTAGAGGACCTGCCACCGGATTATCTGGTCAGCTTTACCCCGGAAGTCGTTCTGGACCATCTGCGCCTGCACCGGGATCATGCTGTTCTCCTGCAACAGAAGGTCCTGTTGTTCCCGGAAAAGAAACAGGGGTCCTGGTCGCTGCTCATGCTCTGCCGAGACCGGCAGGGCCTGTTGGCCCGGCTCTGTGGGGTACTGGCCCTGCATAATCTCTCTGTGCTGGCCGCCCAGATCTTTACCTGGCCCGACGGAACCGTGGTGGATATGCTGGATCTGGCGCCGGAGGCGGCAATAGCCTTTGATGAGCAGAATTGGGATGCCCTTGAGTATGATCTGAATCAGGCGGTCAATTATCGCCTGGATGTAGGGCGAACGCTCTACACTAAGTTGGAGTCTTCGCTTCACGGACGCAGACGGCAGGTCCAGCAGTTGCATAACGAGATCGTCATAGATAATGATATCTCGGCTCGTCATACGGTTATTGAGGTCCATGGTGGTGAACGACCCGGAGCCCTGTATCAGCTGACTCAGGTCCTGTCCGACTTTCACCTGAACATTCACCGGGCGAGAATAGCCACTGAAGTGGAACAGCTCATAGATGTTTTTTATGTGACCACGGAAGATCAGGAAAAAGTAAGTAACCACGAGCTCCTCAACAGGGTGCAAAAGACCCTGCTCCATATCGTCAGTGATGGAGAAGAGGCGTCGTAA
- a CDS encoding P-II family nitrogen regulator — protein MKKVEVIIKPFKLDAVKAALNDIDIKGMTISEVKGYGRQKGHTEIYRGAEYKVDFLPKIKMEIIIEAEMVEKVIKVVVEAARTGKIGDGKIFVLPVEKVVRVRTGETDSAAI, from the coding sequence ATGAAAAAGGTTGAAGTTATTATAAAGCCTTTTAAGCTTGATGCTGTGAAAGCGGCTCTGAACGATATCGATATTAAGGGGATGACTATCTCCGAGGTAAAAGGATACGGTCGTCAGAAAGGGCATACTGAAATTTATCGCGGTGCTGAATATAAGGTCGATTTTTTGCCCAAGATCAAGATGGAAATCATTATTGAGGCAGAAATGGTGGAGAAGGTGATTAAGGTGGTCGTTGAGGCTGCTCGCACCGGGAAGATCGGTGACGGGAAAATCTTTGTTCTGCCTGTGGAAAAAGTCGTCCGGGTGCGGACAGGAGAAACAGACAGCGCGGCTATCTGA